The region CAGCACCAGTACTGGTTGGTATAATATTTAAAGCAGCTGCCCGCGCTCGGCGTAAATCCTGATGTGGACCATCTACTAAATTTTGATCGGCAGTATAAGCATGAATAGTAGTCATCATGGCTTTGTCGATACCAAAAGCTTGATCAATGATTTGCACAATTGGCGCTACGCAATTTGTCGTACAGGAGGCATTATTAACCACCTTTTGTTTCCGATAATTTTCTTCATTGACACCCAGAACTAGTGTTGCCACTCCGTCACCTTTAGCTGGTGCACTAATAATCACCTTCAAAGCGCCAGCGCGTAAATGTTTGCTAGCCAAAGATTTAGTACGAAACTTACCAGTGCACTCTAAGACAACATCAACTTTCAACTTTTTCCAGGGTAATTTTTCCGGTTCCAACTGTGCATAAACTGGAATTCTTTTTTTATTAACTACTAGATAACTACCCTTAGCCTCAATAGTACCCTGCCACTGACCATAAGCAGTGTCATATTTTAACAAATGAGCCAGTGTTTTCGCTTCCGTCAAATCATTAATAGCCACCACTTCTACATTACTTTTTGCTTGGACAATCTTCAAAGCTGCTCGACCAATACGGCCAAAACCGTTGATCGCCACTCTTATTTTATTCTTGGTCATAGTATTTATAGATAATTTATTAACTATTTGATTATATTATGATTTAACAAATAAAAAAAGCACCAACCCCTGGGGTTAATGCTTTGGTAATTCTATTTCTGAATAATGTCTTGATGATCATATTTATAATGTTTATCATCAACTGAAATTAAATACAATCCTTGTTGTGGTTTGGTCCTGGTCATTACAGCATTACCGGAACCTAAGAAATGCATTAATCCACATTGGGAACAAGGGGCGGCGGGTGTAGTGCTTTCACACCCCGTCCGAATATTATCTCTCTTGGTTAAATCCAGAGAATTTTTACACGCATAACAGTGAATTTCTTCTGGTATGATACTAACTCCTAATTTGTTGAAGGAACTATGAAAACTATATTATCTAAAACTTAGAATAAATTACTAATTCTGTCAATATTACTTTACTTCAACCTTCACGATGTTAGAGCCTTTTTTGTCATCCTCCACCCTAACATCATAAGTGCCCTTGATAACATTAACACCAATTACTACTCCTTGACCATCTTTGGTCTTGACCACCTTACCAACAACCGGAAATTTCTTCAGTCGTTCTTGATAAAAATCTTCTTCATAAGCCAAACAACATTTTAAACGGCCACAAAGACCAGAAAGTCGTTCACTGCCACGATGGGCTACTTGTTGATCTTTGGCATAATCAGTGGAAACATTGCCCAGCTCTTTCAAATGACTACGGCAACAAATTCGGCGACCACAGGAACCGATGTCGCCAACTATTTTCGCTTCATCGCGAACACCCAGCTGGTGCATACGAATAGATTTTTTAAATTTTTTAGTTAACTCTTTTACTAACTCACGAAAATCAACCCGGCCATCGGCGATAAAAGCCAAAACAATCCTACTGCCATCAAAAGAAACCAAACAATCTACTAATTTCATTTGCAGAGTTGTTTTCTTAACCATTTCTTG is a window of Candidatus Komeilibacteria bacterium CG_4_10_14_0_2_um_filter_37_10 DNA encoding:
- the gap gene encoding type I glyceraldehyde-3-phosphate dehydrogenase; protein product: MTKNKIRVAINGFGRIGRAALKIVQAKSNVEVVAINDLTEAKTLAHLLKYDTAYGQWQGTIEAKGSYLVVNKKRIPVYAQLEPEKLPWKKLKVDVVLECTGKFRTKSLASKHLRAGALKVIISAPAKGDGVATLVLGVNEENYRKQKVVNNASCTTNCVAPIVQIIDQAFGIDKAMMTTIHAYTADQNLVDGPHQDLRRARAAALNIIPTSTGAAEAVAQTLPHLAGSFDGLAVRVPVPVGSLADFTFVIKKKVTVNQVKEALQKASHQVRYKNIVQISQEPLVSSDIIGNPYSTRVDLGLTQVVGGNLVKIVAWYDNEWGYANRLVELAEYISQ
- a CDS encoding stage 0 sporulation protein, with the translated sequence MKAIELQFAHWDQIYLFLFPEKTDQTKLSIGDYLVVKTALGLDLGKVVGWREINEDNTVEDQQVKPYIRRATDDDLAQYQENNKDNESKLVQCQEMVKKTTLQMKLVDCLVSFDGSRIVLAFIADGRVDFRELVKELTKKFKKSIRMHQLGVRDEAKIVGDIGSCGRRICCRSHLKELGNVSTDYAKDQQVAHRGSERLSGLCGRLKCCLAYEEDFYQERLKKFPVVGKVVKTKDGQGVVIGVNVIKGTYDVRVEDDKKGSNIVKVEVK